Proteins from one Deinococcus seoulensis genomic window:
- a CDS encoding beta-galactosidase, with product MFDIRRFDGVIYGADYNPEQWPREVWAEDVRLMNEAGVNLVSLGIFSWALLERAEGEFHFEWLDEVMDLLHAGGVDVNLATATASPPPWFSLKYPDSRPVTVDGVRLEVGGRQLYCPSHPALREGVARLTRAVATRYADHPALKLWHINNEYGCHIDQCYCEHCARRFRAWLEARYATIDALNDAWGTAFWSQRYTDWAEIQPPRRAPTYANPTQQLDWRRFSSDNILELHTLERGILTEITPDVPATTNFLGFLPGLDYFRWAQEEDVVSLDAYPDPGQPDSHLEAGMVFDLTRSLGGGNRWILMEQATSAVNWRTRNAPKAPGQMRMLNHLALAKGASGIMFFQWRASKAGAEKFHSGLVQHVGPERSRVWREVTAFGAELKTLTPLLDARVPARVAVMFDWHNWWALNIDSKPGVIPLLPLLGRWYAALRSLGQNVDFVAPGGDLGAYDVVVLPNLYLMDDTTGAKLRAFTERGGHLIAGYFTGVVDGQEHIHLGGYGGPLRDVLGLWVEEWDVLLPGQTNTVTLNGAQVTVTDWCDVLHLDGAEAVATYDGRYYAGQAAVTRHATGQGQAWYVGTELPPVALRDVLRGVLEGAGVPHTLLPAHADLSVSALPDGTQLLHVLNAHPHDTLTLTVPAGGTLFPDGGDAGTRIELPPHGVTLIHYPHAVQISDVQASGS from the coding sequence ATGTTCGATATTCGTCGGTTCGATGGCGTGATTTACGGAGCGGATTACAACCCGGAGCAGTGGCCGCGTGAGGTGTGGGCCGAGGACGTCCGCCTGATGAACGAGGCGGGCGTGAATCTGGTGTCGCTGGGCATCTTCTCGTGGGCGCTGCTGGAGCGCGCCGAGGGGGAATTCCACTTCGAGTGGCTGGACGAGGTGATGGACCTGCTGCACGCGGGCGGCGTGGACGTGAATCTGGCGACGGCGACAGCCTCGCCGCCCCCGTGGTTCTCACTGAAGTACCCGGATTCCCGTCCGGTGACGGTGGACGGCGTGCGGCTGGAGGTCGGCGGGCGGCAGCTGTACTGCCCGAGCCACCCGGCGCTGCGTGAAGGCGTGGCCCGCCTGACCCGCGCCGTCGCCACCCGGTACGCGGACCACCCGGCGCTGAAACTGTGGCACATCAACAACGAGTACGGCTGCCACATCGACCAGTGTTACTGCGAGCACTGCGCCCGCCGCTTCCGCGCGTGGCTGGAAGCCCGCTACGCCACCATCGACGCGCTGAACGACGCCTGGGGCACCGCCTTCTGGAGTCAGCGGTACACCGACTGGGCCGAGATCCAACCGCCGCGCCGCGCGCCCACCTACGCCAATCCCACCCAGCAGCTCGACTGGCGGCGCTTTAGCAGCGACAACATCCTGGAACTGCACACCCTGGAACGCGGCATCCTGACCGAAATCACGCCGGACGTGCCCGCCACCACGAACTTCCTGGGGTTCCTGCCGGGCCTGGATTACTTCCGCTGGGCGCAGGAGGAGGACGTGGTGTCCCTGGACGCCTACCCGGACCCCGGCCAGCCGGACTCTCACCTGGAGGCCGGAATGGTGTTCGACCTGACCCGGTCACTGGGCGGCGGGAACCGCTGGATCCTGATGGAGCAGGCGACGAGCGCCGTGAACTGGCGGACGCGCAACGCGCCCAAGGCGCCGGGGCAGATGCGGATGCTCAACCACCTCGCGCTGGCGAAGGGAGCCAGCGGGATCATGTTCTTCCAGTGGCGGGCCTCGAAAGCCGGCGCGGAGAAATTCCACAGCGGCCTCGTGCAGCACGTCGGCCCGGAGCGCTCGCGGGTGTGGCGTGAAGTCACGGCGTTCGGCGCGGAACTCAAGACCCTGACGCCCCTGCTGGACGCCCGCGTGCCCGCGCGGGTCGCCGTGATGTTCGACTGGCACAACTGGTGGGCGCTGAACATCGACAGCAAACCCGGTGTGATTCCGCTGCTGCCGCTGCTGGGCCGCTGGTACGCCGCGCTGCGCTCGCTCGGGCAGAACGTGGACTTCGTCGCGCCCGGCGGCGACCTCGGCGCGTACGACGTGGTCGTCCTCCCGAACCTGTACCTGATGGACGACACGACCGGCGCGAAGTTGCGCGCCTTCACGGAGCGCGGCGGGCACCTGATCGCCGGGTACTTCACGGGCGTCGTGGACGGCCAGGAACACATTCACCTGGGCGGCTATGGCGGGCCGCTGCGGGACGTGCTGGGCCTGTGGGTCGAGGAGTGGGACGTGCTGCTGCCCGGCCAGACGAACACCGTCACCCTGAACGGCGCCCAGGTCACCGTCACCGACTGGTGCGACGTGCTGCACCTGGACGGCGCCGAGGCCGTCGCCACCTACGACGGACGCTATTACGCCGGTCAGGCCGCCGTGACCCGCCACGCCACCGGGCAGGGACAGGCGTGGTACGTGGGCACCGAACTGCCCCCGGTCGCCCTGCGGGACGTGCTGCGCGGCGTGCTGGAAGGCGCGGGCGTGCCCCACACCCTGCTGCCCGCCCACGCCGACCTGAGCGTCTCGGCCCTCCCGGACGGCACGCAACTGCTGCACGTCCTGAACGCCCACCCGCACGACACCCTGACCCTGACCGTCCCAGCCGGAGGCACCCTCTTCCCGGACGGCGGCGACGCCGGCACCCGGATCGAACTGCCGCCCCACGGCGTCACGCTGATCCACTACCCGCACGCCGTGCAGATCAGTGACGTGCAGGCCAGCGGAAGCTAG
- a CDS encoding IclR family transcriptional regulator, translating into MSSDEPRARAGRARGTDAPGSVRTLERGLGVLWALAGLREATLSQVARAAGLSPSTAYRLLETLRQQGFAEWDEASGLFRVGLRAYQVGAAFDAAQALIGAAGSEMRALVAELGESANLAVLRPAASGLEAAYVHQVEGPQLVRMFTQTGASAPLHASGVGKVLLAPRDPAEVRAALEAAPLVAFTPHTLTTPDAVLAALQRVREQGFALDDQERELGVRCVAVPVRGVGGEVTAALSVSAPTSRLTPGDVPRFLAAAQAAAARIGARLGWTG; encoded by the coding sequence ATGAGCAGCGACGAACCGCGCGCGCGCGCGGGCCGGGCGCGCGGCACGGACGCACCGGGCAGCGTCCGCACGCTGGAACGCGGGCTGGGCGTGCTGTGGGCGCTGGCCGGGCTGCGCGAGGCGACGCTGTCGCAGGTGGCGCGCGCCGCCGGACTGTCCCCCAGCACCGCCTACCGGCTGCTGGAAACGCTGCGGCAGCAGGGCTTCGCGGAGTGGGACGAGGCGTCCGGGCTGTTCCGGGTGGGCCTGCGGGCGTATCAGGTGGGCGCCGCCTTCGACGCCGCGCAGGCACTGATCGGCGCGGCGGGCAGCGAGATGCGCGCCCTGGTGGCCGAACTGGGCGAGAGTGCCAACCTCGCCGTGCTGCGGCCCGCCGCAAGCGGTCTGGAGGCCGCGTACGTGCATCAGGTGGAGGGGCCGCAACTGGTGCGGATGTTCACGCAGACGGGTGCCAGTGCGCCGCTGCACGCCTCGGGCGTGGGCAAGGTGCTGCTGGCCCCGCGCGACCCGGCCGAGGTGCGCGCCGCGCTGGAGGCCGCGCCCCTGGTGGCGTTCACGCCGCACACCCTGACCACGCCGGACGCCGTGCTGGCCGCACTGCAACGCGTGCGAGAGCAGGGGTTCGCGCTGGACGATCAGGAACGAGAACTCGGTGTGCGCTGCGTGGCCGTCCCGGTGCGCGGCGTGGGCGGCGAGGTCACGGCGGCCCTGAGCGTCTCGGCGCCCACCTCGCGCCTGACGCCGGGGGACGTGCCGCGCTTCCTGGCGGCGGCGCAGGCGGCGGCCGCGCGGATCGGGGCGCGGCTGGGCTGGACAGGGTGA
- a CDS encoding allantoinase, protein MALDLLIRGGTLVTPHGPLRADLGVQDGQIVSLALDVFAPARTEIDATGLHVFPGVVDAHVHLNEPGRTHWEGFDTGTQALAAGGATTLLDMPLNSSPPLLNRAAFDAKRAAGEAHSRLDFGLWGGLTPLNLGELDDLAACGVIGFKAFMSHSGLDEFPAADDATLFDGMRAARRLGLVVGTHAESDGFTRTLSQVARTHGRLGVRDYLESRPPVTEAEAVGRAILFAEETGAALHLVHLSTARGVTLAAEARARGLDVTAETCPHYLHWTGEDVERLGALLKCAPPIRDASTREALWAALKAGQIDTVGSDHSPAPHDLKTGDDFFAIWGGISGAQSTLNVLLDGGYRARDLPLELIAAVSALNPARRFRLGGKGVLEVGMDADFALVDLNETFQLTELFDRHQGNPYRGETFQGRVQATYLRGQPVFTQTPTGAQFSDTVRGQLLTPGIHPTGEA, encoded by the coding sequence ATGGCGCTGGACCTGCTGATCCGGGGCGGCACGCTGGTCACGCCGCACGGTCCCCTCCGGGCCGACCTGGGCGTGCAGGACGGGCAGATCGTGAGCCTCGCGCTGGACGTGTTCGCGCCCGCCCGCACCGAGATCGACGCGACGGGCCTGCACGTCTTCCCCGGCGTGGTGGACGCGCACGTGCACCTGAACGAACCGGGCCGCACCCACTGGGAGGGGTTCGACACCGGCACGCAGGCGCTGGCGGCGGGCGGCGCGACCACCCTGCTGGACATGCCGCTGAATTCCAGCCCACCGCTGCTGAACCGCGCGGCCTTCGACGCGAAACGCGCGGCGGGCGAGGCGCACTCGCGGCTGGACTTCGGGCTGTGGGGCGGCCTGACCCCACTGAACCTGGGCGAACTGGACGACCTCGCCGCCTGCGGCGTGATCGGGTTCAAGGCGTTCATGAGTCACAGCGGCCTGGATGAATTCCCGGCCGCCGACGACGCCACGCTGTTCGACGGGATGCGCGCCGCGCGCCGCCTGGGACTGGTCGTGGGCACTCACGCCGAGAGCGACGGGTTCACGCGCACGCTCTCGCAGGTGGCCCGCACGCACGGGCGGCTGGGCGTGCGCGACTACCTGGAGTCCCGCCCGCCCGTCACGGAGGCCGAGGCGGTGGGCCGCGCGATCCTGTTCGCCGAGGAGACCGGCGCGGCCCTGCACCTCGTGCACCTCAGCACCGCGCGCGGCGTGACCCTGGCCGCCGAGGCCCGCGCGCGCGGCTTGGACGTCACCGCCGAGACCTGCCCCCACTACCTGCACTGGACCGGCGAGGACGTCGAACGCCTGGGCGCGCTGCTCAAGTGCGCGCCGCCCATCCGGGACGCCAGCACCCGCGAGGCCCTCTGGGCGGCGCTGAAGGCCGGGCAGATCGACACGGTCGGCAGTGACCACTCGCCCGCCCCACACGACCTGAAAACCGGGGACGACTTCTTCGCCATCTGGGGCGGCATCAGCGGCGCGCAGTCCACCCTGAACGTCCTGCTGGACGGCGGCTACCGGGCGCGGGACCTGCCGCTGGAACTGATCGCGGCCGTCAGCGCCCTGAATCCCGCGCGGCGCTTCCGTCTGGGCGGCAAGGGCGTACTGGAGGTCGGCATGGACGCCGACTTCGCCCTGGTCGACCTGAACGAGACCTTCCAGCTCACCGAACTGTTCGACCGCCACCAGGGCAACCCCTACCGTGGCGAGACCTTCCAGGGCCGCGTGCAGGCCACGTACCTGCGCGGCCAGCCGGTCTTCACGCAGACACCCACCGGCGCGCAGTTCAGCGACACCGTGCGCGGGCAGCTGCTGACGCCCGGCATTCATCCCACAGGAGAGGCATGA
- the allE gene encoding (S)-ureidoglycine aminohydrolase produces MKHLGSTRSALREAHAVITPETFVRTGLAEWPGSAVVLHIAPVMGLGARFVQFTAEMPPHAQARESAHGYQRFVFVLSGEVDVQVEGGEARTLRESDHVFFPAGVMHTLTAREATRLAVFEKPYEAAPGVDAPPVCWGNERENPGTPFEGDEGLIARKLLPDDPRFDFMMSTMSFAPGATLPYPEIHYMEHGLLMLEGEGLYKLQEVYYPVVAGDVIWMGAHCPQWYGALGKVWSKYLLFKDMNRHPLTVLPGGTR; encoded by the coding sequence ATGAAACACCTTGGTTCCACCCGTTCCGCGTTGCGTGAGGCGCACGCGGTGATCACGCCCGAAACCTTCGTCCGCACGGGTCTGGCCGAGTGGCCGGGCAGCGCGGTCGTGCTGCACATCGCGCCCGTGATGGGCCTGGGGGCGCGGTTCGTGCAGTTCACGGCCGAGATGCCCCCCCACGCGCAGGCGCGCGAGTCCGCACACGGGTATCAGCGCTTCGTGTTCGTGCTGAGCGGCGAGGTGGACGTGCAGGTAGAGGGCGGCGAGGCGCGCACGCTGCGCGAATCCGATCACGTGTTCTTCCCGGCGGGCGTGATGCACACGCTGACGGCACGCGAGGCCACGCGGCTGGCGGTGTTCGAGAAGCCGTACGAGGCCGCGCCGGGTGTGGACGCCCCCCCGGTCTGCTGGGGGAACGAGCGGGAGAATCCGGGTACGCCGTTCGAGGGCGACGAGGGGCTGATCGCCCGCAAGTTGCTGCCGGACGACCCGCGCTTCGACTTCATGATGAGCACCATGAGTTTCGCGCCGGGCGCGACCCTGCCGTACCCCGAGATTCATTACATGGAGCACGGGTTGCTGATGCTGGAAGGCGAGGGCCTGTACAAGCTCCAGGAGGTGTACTACCCAGTCGTGGCGGGCGACGTGATCTGGATGGGCGCGCACTGCCCGCAGTGGTACGGCGCGCTGGGGAAAGTGTGGAGTAAGTACCTGCTGTTCAAGGACATGAACCGCCACCCGCTGACCGTCCTTCCCGGAGGAACCCGATGA
- a CDS encoding malate synthase A has product MSAAPLLSPAARELAAQLHAALADRCAQLDGTDLDHTTPAAPEPLPDYRAAPVPADLRPGRAELIVEASDLHALRAALVSGADAVVIDFDDTFSPTRANVAAAYAALPEWLAAAVPLLARPRALYALEAHEPFGGQPGRAALCDLAALLTAGAGLTAGAGRTPHLYLPKLESVAQAQVWADALALAEAHLGLGRGTLRVCLQVETFPGLLAADALLFTLRDWAFGLNAGRWDYVFSLVKTVGADLGRPVPPRAGLGMDLDAMQAYAQALVDVCRARGAQAVGGTAAVAPDPRDPQPALDAVRADKAREAAQGFQGAWAGLPELLDAVREGLRAPPAASDVVPVTRGRLLDLPHPGPLEGAEVLDTAGLALDVFRAWLAGQGVVTRGGRIEDTATAELARALLWQWVTVRAPLGGGDALTPDTYRALRRRLCPDDAPEAQLLDHLVLNPAPPAYFPAEAARLNLTDPPERMPHD; this is encoded by the coding sequence GTGAGCGCCGCGCCCCTCCTCTCCCCCGCCGCCCGCGAACTGGCCGCGCAGCTGCACGCGGCCCTGGCCGACCGCTGCGCCCAGCTGGACGGCACCGATCTGGACCACACCACACCGGCTGCCCCCGAGCCCCTCCCGGATTACCGCGCCGCGCCGGTCCCCGCCGACCTGCGGCCGGGCCGCGCGGAACTGATCGTGGAGGCCAGCGACCTGCACGCCCTGCGCGCCGCCCTGGTCAGTGGAGCAGACGCGGTCGTGATCGACTTCGACGATACCTTCTCGCCCACCCGCGCGAACGTGGCGGCGGCCTACGCGGCGCTGCCGGAGTGGCTGGCGGCCGCGGTGCCGCTGCTGGCGAGGCCACGGGCGCTGTACGCGCTGGAGGCGCACGAACCTTTCGGCGGGCAGCCGGGCCGCGCGGCGCTGTGCGACCTCGCCGCGCTTCTCACCGCAGGAGCAGGGCTAACGGCCGGGGCGGGCCGCACGCCACACCTGTACCTGCCGAAACTGGAATCGGTCGCGCAGGCGCAGGTCTGGGCGGACGCGCTGGCGCTGGCCGAGGCGCATCTGGGCCTGGGGCGCGGCACGCTGCGCGTCTGCCTGCAAGTCGAGACGTTCCCTGGCCTGCTGGCCGCCGACGCGCTGCTGTTCACGCTGCGCGACTGGGCGTTCGGGCTGAACGCCGGGCGCTGGGATTACGTGTTCAGCCTCGTGAAGACGGTGGGCGCGGACCTGGGCCGCCCGGTCCCGCCGCGCGCAGGGCTGGGCATGGACCTGGACGCCATGCAGGCCTACGCGCAGGCGCTGGTGGACGTGTGCCGGGCACGCGGGGCGCAGGCGGTGGGCGGCACGGCGGCCGTCGCGCCGGACCCCCGCGACCCGCAGCCCGCGCTGGACGCCGTGCGCGCCGACAAGGCCCGCGAGGCCGCGCAGGGCTTCCAGGGGGCCTGGGCGGGCCTGCCCGAGTTGCTGGACGCCGTGCGCGAGGGCCTGCGAGCCCCGCCTGCCGCTTCAGATGTGGTTCCGGTCACGCGCGGGCGACTGCTGGACCTGCCCCACCCCGGCCCGCTTGAGGGGGCCGAGGTGCTGGACACGGCGGGCCTCGCGCTGGACGTGTTCCGCGCGTGGCTGGCCGGACAGGGCGTCGTGACGCGCGGCGGGCGCATCGAGGACACCGCCACGGCGGAACTGGCGCGCGCGCTGCTGTGGCAGTGGGTGACGGTCCGCGCGCCCCTCGGCGGGGGCGATGCCCTCACGCCCGACACCTACCGCGCGCTGCGCCGCCGCCTCTGCCCGGACGACGCGCCCGAGGCGCAGTTGCTCGACCACCTCGTCCTGAACCCCGCGCCGCCCGCGTACTTCCCGGCCGAGGCGGCGCGGTTGAACCTCACCGACCCACCTGAAAGGATGCCGCATGACTGA
- the rocD gene encoding ornithine--oxo-acid transaminase, which produces MTSTLEQTRRTPAPGTAADLLRREDALGAHNYKPLNVVIHRAQGSWVWDTDGRRYLDCLSAYSAVNQGHCHPRIIGALTEQAQQVTLTSRAFRNDRLAAFYETVTRLLNFEAVIPMNTGAEAVETAIKLARKWAYEVKGVAHHQAEIIVMDGNFHGRTTTLVSFSSEGQYRDAFGPLTPGFVRVPYGDAAAIEAAITPNTAAVLYEPIQGEAGVIVPPEGFLTALRGVCDRHGVLMIADEIQTGLGRTGQWLAGDHEPARPDVVILGKALGGGVYPVSAVLASRAVMDLFQPGDHGSTFGGNPLAAAVAQASLEVLEDENLPARAAELGEYLRGRLRAMNSPLVREVRGRGLLIGVELHVPARPYCEALRDLGVLCKETHETTMRLAPPLVTTREDLDWALERIEQVLRG; this is translated from the coding sequence ATGACCAGTACCCTCGAACAGACCCGCCGGACCCCCGCCCCCGGCACCGCCGCCGACCTGCTGCGCCGCGAGGACGCCCTCGGCGCGCACAACTACAAGCCGCTGAACGTCGTCATTCACCGCGCCCAGGGGTCCTGGGTGTGGGACACCGACGGCCGCCGCTACCTGGACTGCCTCTCGGCGTACAGCGCCGTGAACCAGGGGCACTGCCACCCGCGCATCATCGGCGCGCTGACCGAGCAGGCGCAGCAGGTCACGCTGACCTCCCGCGCGTTCCGCAACGACCGCCTCGCCGCGTTCTACGAGACCGTCACGCGCCTCCTGAACTTCGAGGCCGTGATTCCCATGAACACCGGCGCCGAGGCCGTGGAGACCGCCATCAAACTGGCGCGCAAGTGGGCGTACGAGGTCAAGGGCGTGGCGCACCACCAGGCCGAGATCATCGTCATGGACGGCAACTTCCACGGGCGCACCACCACCCTGGTCAGCTTCAGCAGCGAGGGGCAGTACAGGGACGCCTTCGGGCCGCTGACGCCCGGCTTCGTGCGCGTCCCGTACGGTGACGCGGCGGCCATCGAGGCGGCCATCACGCCGAACACGGCGGCCGTGCTGTACGAACCCATTCAGGGCGAGGCGGGCGTGATCGTGCCCCCCGAGGGTTTCCTGACCGCGCTGCGCGGCGTGTGCGACCGTCACGGCGTCCTGATGATCGCCGACGAGATCCAGACCGGCCTGGGCCGCACCGGTCAGTGGCTGGCCGGGGATCACGAGCCCGCGCGCCCCGACGTGGTCATTCTCGGCAAGGCGCTGGGCGGCGGCGTGTACCCGGTCAGCGCCGTGCTGGCCAGCCGCGCCGTGATGGACCTGTTCCAGCCCGGCGATCACGGCAGCACCTTTGGCGGCAACCCCCTGGCGGCCGCCGTGGCGCAGGCCAGCCTGGAAGTGCTGGAAGACGAGAATCTGCCCGCCCGCGCCGCCGAACTCGGCGAGTACCTGCGCGGGCGCCTGCGCGCCATGAACAGCCCCCTGGTCAGGGAAGTGCGTGGGCGCGGCCTGCTGATCGGCGTGGAACTGCACGTCCCGGCCCGCCCGTACTGCGAGGCGCTGCGCGACCTGGGCGTGCTGTGCAAGGAAACTCACGAGACCACCATGCGCCTCGCGCCGCCGCTGGTCACCACCCGCGAGGACCTCGACTGGGCGCTGGAACGCATCGAACAGGTGCTGCGAGGCTGA
- a CDS encoding NAD-dependent malic enzyme yields MSRRTLPLTDHYDVRRGEDGHRRLHPLVRGFPLLRYPLLNKGTAFTEEERVALGLDGLLAPQVDSLEALVDRQYAEYRLIADPLDRHVFLRNLQDRNEVLFYALLSAHVEEMLPVVYTPTVGLAVQRFSQIYRYPRGLTLSTRNIDRAAQALANVPLNDVRIIVATDSSAILGIGDQGFGGMAISIGKLSLYTVAGGVGPDKTLPVELDVGTGRADLREDPAYLGVKHDRLTGGEYLSFIDRFVEATLERYPKAIIQWEDFSKDAAFTILHRYRRVVPSFNDDIQGTGAVVLAGVLNACRLKGEALKDQVVVVHGAGAGGAGVAAAIREGMRREGLSDEQIAARVFVLDSRGLLTDDRPMEDYKKSLATPRALTGGWAGLDLESVIREGKATVLLGLSGQAGIFSEAVVRAAHANTPRPLVFPLSNPTANTEALPQDILAWTDGQAIVATGSPFDPVQHAGVTHEIGQGNNAFIFPGLGFGAVLARVREITDEMVTAAAYALADYTAAHWPERTYPPVSELGAASVQVAVAVIRQALADGVATEFSIRDLGDADLLALVERKFWQPKYLPFRTDG; encoded by the coding sequence ATGAGCCGACGCACCCTGCCCCTGACCGACCATTACGACGTGAGACGCGGCGAGGACGGCCACCGCCGCCTGCACCCGCTGGTGCGCGGCTTTCCGCTGCTGCGTTACCCGCTGCTGAACAAGGGCACGGCGTTCACCGAGGAGGAGCGCGTGGCGCTGGGCCTCGACGGGCTGCTCGCGCCGCAGGTGGATTCGCTGGAGGCACTGGTGGACCGCCAGTACGCCGAGTACCGCCTGATCGCGGACCCGCTGGACCGGCACGTGTTCCTGCGTAACCTGCAGGACCGCAACGAGGTGCTGTTCTACGCGCTGCTGTCCGCGCATGTCGAGGAGATGCTGCCCGTCGTGTACACGCCGACCGTGGGGCTGGCCGTGCAGCGGTTCAGTCAGATCTACCGTTACCCGCGCGGCCTGACACTCAGCACCCGCAACATCGACCGGGCCGCGCAGGCGCTGGCGAACGTGCCGCTGAACGACGTGCGGATCATCGTGGCGACCGACTCCAGCGCGATTCTGGGCATCGGAGATCAGGGGTTCGGGGGCATGGCGATCAGCATCGGGAAGCTGTCGCTGTACACCGTGGCGGGCGGCGTCGGGCCGGACAAGACCCTGCCAGTGGAACTGGACGTGGGGACGGGACGCGCCGACCTGCGTGAGGACCCCGCGTACCTGGGCGTGAAACACGACCGCCTGACCGGGGGCGAGTACCTGAGCTTCATCGACCGCTTCGTGGAGGCCACCCTGGAACGCTACCCGAAGGCGATCATCCAGTGGGAGGACTTCTCGAAGGACGCCGCCTTCACCATCCTGCACCGTTACCGGCGGGTCGTGCCGAGCTTCAACGACGATATTCAGGGCACGGGCGCGGTCGTGCTGGCGGGCGTCCTGAACGCCTGCCGACTCAAGGGCGAGGCGCTGAAGGATCAGGTCGTGGTCGTGCACGGGGCCGGTGCGGGCGGCGCGGGCGTGGCTGCCGCCATCCGCGAGGGCATGCGCCGCGAGGGCCTGAGCGATGAACAGATCGCCGCGCGGGTGTTCGTGCTCGATTCACGCGGCCTGCTGACCGACGACCGGCCCATGGAGGACTACAAGAAGAGTCTCGCCACGCCCCGCGCCCTCACAGGCGGCTGGGCCGGACTGGACCTGGAAAGCGTGATCCGCGAGGGGAAGGCCACCGTGCTGCTGGGCCTGAGCGGACAGGCGGGCATCTTCAGCGAGGCCGTCGTGCGGGCCGCGCACGCCAACACGCCCCGCCCGCTGGTGTTCCCGCTGAGCAACCCCACCGCGAACACGGAGGCGCTGCCCCAGGACATCCTGGCCTGGACGGACGGGCAGGCCATCGTCGCCACCGGCAGTCCCTTCGACCCCGTGCAGCACGCGGGCGTCACGCACGAGATCGGGCAGGGCAACAACGCCTTCATCTTCCCTGGCCTGGGCTTCGGCGCGGTCCTGGCCCGCGTGCGCGAGATCACCGACGAGATGGTCACCGCCGCCGCCTACGCCCTGGCCGACTACACGGCCGCGCACTGGCCCGAACGCACCTACCCGCCCGTGTCCGAACTCGGCGCGGCCAGCGTGCAGGTCGCCGTGGCCGTCATCCGGCAGGCCCTCGCAGACGGCGTCGCCACCGAATTCAGCATCCGCGACCTCGGCGACGCCGACCTGCTCGCCCTCGTGGAGCGTAAGTTCTGGCAACCGAAGTACCTGCCGTTCCGCACGGACGGTTGA
- a CDS encoding allantoate amidohydrolase, with product MTEIDPIAGLAARARAACLDLARLTEVPGEITRTFLSPPTRDVTAYLSAWAAELGLSVRVDAAGNLRARREGPSPDAPTLYLGSHVDTVPDAGAFDGVLGVTLAFAVAGALRDTPLPFALELLAFSEEEGVRFGVPFIGSRALTGTLDPLLTLEDARGVSVRGALEGYGLDPAELPGARVSGPSVGFLEFHIEQGPVLQAAGASVGVVSAVAGQDRLLLDFVGQASHAGTTPMAHRRDALAAAARFAVAAEDLARSVPGLVATVGVMTARPGAINVIPGEAHCTLDIRHEHDPVRAGALNTLLEAAQGFAQERGVTLTVTHKMAQPAVPMAPAFRDGLRRAAAQVGQRAPDLVSGAGHDAMILADVMPAAMLFLRSPNALSHHPDEMAEPADVEAALRVGVAFVQDLAAQGGR from the coding sequence ATGACTGAAATCGACCCTATCGCTGGGCTGGCCGCTCGCGCCCGCGCCGCCTGCCTGGATCTCGCGCGCCTGACCGAGGTGCCGGGCGAGATCACCCGCACGTTTCTGAGCCCGCCCACGCGCGACGTGACCGCGTACCTGAGCGCCTGGGCTGCCGAACTGGGCCTGAGCGTGCGCGTGGACGCCGCCGGGAACCTCCGCGCGCGCCGCGAGGGACCGTCACCGGACGCGCCGACGCTTTACCTGGGCTCACACGTGGACACCGTGCCTGACGCCGGGGCGTTCGACGGCGTGCTGGGCGTCACGCTGGCCTTCGCGGTCGCAGGGGCGCTGCGGGACACGCCGCTGCCGTTCGCGCTGGAACTGCTGGCGTTCAGCGAGGAGGAAGGCGTGCGTTTCGGCGTGCCGTTCATCGGGAGCCGCGCCCTGACCGGCACGCTGGACCCGCTGCTGACCCTGGAGGACGCGCGCGGCGTGAGCGTGCGCGGCGCGCTGGAAGGGTACGGCCTGGACCCGGCCGAGCTGCCCGGCGCGCGGGTGAGCGGCCCCAGCGTGGGTTTCCTGGAATTCCACATCGAGCAGGGGCCGGTGCTTCAGGCGGCGGGCGCCAGCGTGGGCGTCGTGAGCGCTGTTGCCGGGCAGGACCGGCTGCTGCTGGACTTCGTGGGGCAGGCCTCGCACGCCGGGACCACGCCCATGGCTCACCGCCGGGACGCGCTGGCCGCCGCGGCGCGCTTCGCGGTGGCCGCCGAGGACCTCGCGCGCTCAGTGCCCGGTCTGGTCGCCACGGTCGGCGTGATGACCGCCCGGCCCGGCGCGATCAACGTGATTCCCGGCGAGGCGCACTGCACGCTGGATATCCGCCACGAGCACGACCCGGTGCGTGCCGGGGCGCTGAACACGCTGCTGGAAGCGGCGCAGGGATTCGCGCAGGAGCGCGGCGTGACCCTGACCGTCACGCACAAGATGGCGCAGCCCGCCGTCCCGATGGCCCCTGCCTTCCGCGACGGCCTGCGCCGCGCCGCCGCGCAGGTGGGCCAGCGCGCCCCGGACCTCGTGAGCGGGGCCGGGCACGACGCCATGATCCTGGCGGACGTGATGCCCGCCGCGATGCTGTTCCTGCGCTCCCCGAACGCCCTGAGTCACCACCCGGACGAGATGGCCGAACCCGCTGACGTGGAGGCGGCCCTGCGGGTCGGCGTGGCGTTCGTGCAGGACCTCGCCGCGCAGGGAGGGCGCTGA